From Parasteatoda tepidariorum isolate YZ-2023 chromosome 1, CAS_Ptep_4.0, whole genome shotgun sequence, one genomic window encodes:
- the LOC107444403 gene encoding uncharacterized protein encodes MIVIVTLMAFLVVHDSLALNPNYRDCSDNECYYYDNQTDPRNQVIDLYDAIESKMADSIPMPDFDLYASFHGGILKYYYDDTMDSECICPLTRKSDDIYAIFHDDVPLDIQYNWTIHWSPFTSYTINGSMDISAQVFYEVYFINDTNGGGPSIDRVNITSFDIYSWWFEGQPLKMLEKIPDELFNKTMGFVLKQIIEDKMALTYNNAIQDAKRNFHRPTFHQRRASSVKILNLLKSRRKNNTRKSKYFFKRMNNSL; translated from the exons ATGATTGTTATTGTGACACTTATGGCCTTTTTGGTTGTGCATGATTCCCTTGCACTAAACCCCAATTATc gtgACTGCTCAGATAACGAATGTTATTATTACGATAATCAAACGGATCCCAGAAATCAAGTTATAGACCTCTATGATGCAATAGAAAGCAAAATGGCAGACTCAATTCCAATGCCAGACTTTGATTTATATGCCTCCTTCCATGGTGGGATTCTGAAGTACTATTATGATGATACCATGGATTCTGAATGCATTTGTCCTTTAACCAGAAAAAGTGATGATATATATGCTATTTTTCATGATGACGTCCCGCTGGACATTCAATATAACTGGACAATCCACTGGTCTCCTTTCACTAGCTACACCATAAATGGAAGTATGGATATAAGTGCCCAAGTTTTCTACGAGGTTTATTTCATCAACGATAC CAATGGTGGTGGGCCATCAATTGACAGAGTAAACATTACATCATTCGACATCTACTCTTGGTGGTTCGAAGGACAGCCTCTGAAGATGCTAGAAAAGATTCCCGatgaattatttaacaaaactatGGGTTTTGTTCTGAAGCAGATCATTGAAGATAAAATGGCGTTGACCTATAACAACGCAATACAAGATGCCAAGAGAAATTTTCACAGACCTACATTTCACCAGAGACGAGCAAGCAGCGTTAAGATCCTCAACTTACTTAAATCCCGAAGAAAGAATAATACTCggaaatcaaagtatttttttaaaagaatgaacaATTCATTATAA
- the LOC107437140 gene encoding 2-Hydroxyacid oxidase 1-like isoform X1 — protein sequence MNKERVYFIWEICFCLSQLATGYISKEALAQSEARFTRKLSNSYMKCVRDYEGYATVYMDRHARDYYNSGADEQQTLIDNELAFKRLRIRPRLFRNVSNRNMSVTLLGQSLSIPFGASPIAFQKMVHPEGELATAKAISALGGVMILSTLSTTSMEELIDRTPPGTVFWLQVYIARDRERTKALIHRADIAGIKAIVVTADSPVNGMWGINMVHNLTLPSHLALPNLQAKNDVHGSGSSLRTKIGFSLLDPTVTWKDIQWIRTFTSLPIVVKGVLTGEDAALAVENGASGILVSNHGGRQLDGVPATLDVLPEVVDAVQGRAEIYLDGGIRSGGDVFKALALGAKAVFFGRPIIWGLVHSGQDGVLNIFQMIKKQLDTTMALAGASRLEDIQKSHVIREEIYGFYGKQLEKKIIFKK from the exons atgaataaagaaagagTATATTTCATTTGGGAAATATGCTTTTGTCTATCACAGCTAGCAACTGGATACATATcgaag GAAGCTTTGGCACAAAGTGAAGCTAGATTTACACGAAA aCTGAGTAATAGTTATATGAAATGTGTGAGAGACTATGAAGGATATGCAACTGTTTATATGGATAGACATGCCAGGGATTATTACAACAGTGGTGCTGATGAACAACAAACGCTCATAGACAATGAGCTGGCTTTCAAAAG GCTGAGAATCAGACCTCGCTTGTTTCGCAATGTCTCCAACAGGAATATGAGTGTCACTTTATTGGGACAGTCACTCAGCATACCTTTCGGAGCTTCTCCTATTGCATTCCAAAAAATGGTGCATCCCGAAGGAGAACTTGCAACTGCAAAAG CTATATCAGCACTAGGAGGAGTCATGATTTTAAGCACACTGTCCACGACATCAATGGAAGAATTGATTGACAGAACCCCTCCAGGCACTGTATTTTGGCTTCAGGTGTATATAGCTAGAGACAGAGAACGGACGAAAGCTTTGATACATCGAGCAGATATAGCAGGGATCAAGGCAATAGTTGTAACTGCTGACTCGCCAGTAAATGGCATGTGGGGAATAAATATGGTGCATAATTTAACACTGCCCAGTCATTTAGC ACTTCCAAATTTACAAGCTAAAAATGATGTCCATGGCTCCGGTTCAAGTTTACGAACAAAAATTGGATTTTCTCTGCTTGACCCAACGGTCACATGGAAAGATATCCAATGGATACGGACATTCACTTCTTTACCAATTGTGGTGAAAGGAGTTTTAACTG GTGAAGATGCTGCTCTGGCTGTAGAGAATGGAGCTTCAGGGATTCTCGTTTCTAATCATGGTGGACGACAGCTAGACGGTGTACCTGCAACT ctAGATGTTTTGCCTGAAGTAGTGGATGCAGTACAGGGTAGGGCGGAGATTTATTTAGATGGAGGCATTCGCTCTGGTGGGGACGTTTTTAAAGCTCTGGCCTTAGGTGCAAAAGCCGTCTTCTTTGGTAGACCGATTATTTGGGGTCTAGTACATAGc ggaCAAGATGGtgtcttgaatatttttcaaatgatcaAAAAACAATTGGATACAACAATGGCTTTAGCAG gggCTTCACGTTTGGAAGACATTCAAAAGTCTCATGTCATCCGAGAAGAAATTTATGGATTTTATGGAAAAcaacttgaaaagaaaattattttcaaaaaataa
- the LOC107437140 gene encoding 2-Hydroxyacid oxidase 1-like isoform X2 has protein sequence MNKERVYFIWEICFCLSQLATGYISKEALAQSEARFTRKLSNSYMKCVRDYEGYATVYMDRHARDYYNSGADEQQTLIDNELAFKRLRIRPRLFRNVSNRNMSVTLLGQSLSIPFGASPIAFQKMVHPEGELATAKAISALGGVMILSTLSTTSMEELIDRTPPGTVFWLQVYIARDRERTKALIHRADIAGIKAIVVTADSPVNGMWGINMVHNLTLPSHLALPNLQAKNDVHGSGSSLRTKIGFSLLDPTVTWKDIQWIRTFTSLPIVVKGVLTGEDAALAVENGASGILVSNHGGRQLDGVPATLDVLPEVVDAVQGRAEIYLDGGIRSGGDVFKALALGAKAVFFGRPIIWGLVHSGQDGVLNIFQMIKKQLDTTMALAGASRLEDIQKSHVIREEIYGFYGKQLEKKIIFKK, from the exons atgaataaagaaagagTATATTTCATTTGGGAAATATGCTTTTGTCTATCACAGCTAGCAACTGGATACATATcgaag GAAGCTTTGGCACAAAGTGAAGCTAGATTTACACGAAA aCTGAGTAATAGTTATATGAAATGTGTGAGAGACTATGAAGGATATGCAACTGTTTATATGGATAGACATGCCAGGGATTATTACAACAGTGGTGCTGATGAACAACAAACGCTCATAGACAATGAGCTGGCTTTCAAAAG GCTGAGAATCAGACCTCGCTTGTTTCGCAATGTCTCCAACAGGAATATGAGTGTCACTTTATTGGGACAGTCACTCAGCATACCTTTCGGAGCTTCTCCTATTGCATTCCAAAAAATGGTGCATCCCGAAGGAGAACTTGCAACTGCAAAAG CTATATCAGCACTAGGAGGAGTCATGATTTTAAGCACACTGTCCACGACATCAATGGAAGAATTGATTGACAGAACCCCTCCAGGCACTGTATTTTGGCTTCAGGTGTATATAGCTAGAGACAGAGAACGGACGAAAGCTTTGATACATCGAGCAGATATAGCAGGGATCAAGGCAATAGTTGTAACTGCTGACTCGCCAGTAAATGGCATGTGGGGAATAAATATGGTGCATAATTTAACACTGCCCAGTCATTTAGC ACTTCCAAATTTACAAGCTAAAAATGATGTCCATGGCTCCGGTTCAAGTTTACGAACAAAAATTGGATTTTCTCTGCTTGACCCAACGGTCACATGGAAAGATATCCAATGGATACGGACATTCACTTCTTTACCAATTGTGGTGAAAGGAGTTTTAACTG GTGAAGATGCTGCTCTGGCTGTAGAAAATGGAGCTTCAGGGATTCTCGTTTCTAATCATGGTGGACGGCAACTAGATGGTGTACCTGCAACT ctAGATGTTTTGCCTGAAGTAGTGGATGCAGTACAGGGTAGGGCGGAGATTTATTTAGATGGAGGCATTCGCTCTGGTGGGGACGTTTTTAAAGCTCTGGCCTTAGGTGCAAAAGCCGTCTTCTTTGGTAGACCGATTATTTGGGGTCTAGTACATAGc ggaCAAGATGGtgtcttgaatatttttcaaatgatcaAAAAACAATTGGATACAACAATGGCTTTAGCAG gggCTTCACGTTTGGAAGACATTCAAAAGTCTCATGTCATCCGAGAAGAAATTTATGGATTTTATGGAAAAcaacttgaaaagaaaattattttcaaaaaataa